Proteins encoded in a region of the Panicum hallii strain FIL2 chromosome 3, PHallii_v3.1, whole genome shotgun sequence genome:
- the LOC112884461 gene encoding nucleosome assembly protein 1;2 gives MSDGKDSLDLSGLGAAVPNSNELSAEDKANLVASIKNTLEGLASRHMDVLEGLEPKVRKRVEKLREIQGQHDELEAKFFEERAALEAKYQKLYEPLYSKRYEIVNGVIEVEGITESADETPAEHKSGDETPAEQKEEKGVPAFWLNAMKNHEILAEEIQERDEEALKYLKDIKWYRISEPKGFKLEFHFDTNPFFKNSVLTKTYHMIDEDEPILEKAIGTEIEWYPGKCLTQKVLKKKPRKGSKNTKPITKTEDCESFFNFFSPPQVPDDDEEIDEDTAEQLQNQMEQDYDIGSTIRDKIIPHAVSWFTGEAAQDDDFEGLIDGDEEDEEEDDEDEDEEDEESEDDNDTKKTKGAAGGDGQQGERPAECKQQ, from the exons ATGAGCGACGGCAAGGACTCCCTCGACCTCTCCGgcctcggcgccgccgtccccaaCTCGAACG AGCTCAGCGCGGAGGATAAGGCTAACCTCGTGGCCTCGATCAAG AACACGCTCGAGGGATTGGCGTCGCGGCATATGGACGTGCTCGAAGGCCTCGAGCCCAAGGTCAGGAAGCGTGTCGAGAAGCTCAGGGAGATCCAG GGACAACACGATGAACTTGAGGCAAAGTTTTTCGAGGAGAGAGCTGCACTTGAAGCTAAGTATCAGAAGTTGTACGAACCACTTTACTCAAAG CGTTACGAAATTGTCAATGGCGTGATCGAGGTTGAGGGTATCACAGAAAGTGCAGATGAAACCCCTGCAGAGCACAAAAGTGGAGATGAAACCCCTGCTGAGCAAAAAG AAGAAAAAGGTGTGCCAGCTTTCTGGCTTAATGCAATGAAGAACCATGAAATCCTGGCTGAGGAG ATCCAGGAGAGGGATGAGGAAGCTCTCAAGTACCTTAAGGACATCAAGTGGTACAGGATCAGCGAACCTAAGGGTTTTAAGCTTGAGTTTCACTTTGATACAAATCCATTCTTCAAGAATTCAGTGCTTACAAAAACATATCACATGATTGATGAGGATGAACCGATTCTAGAGAAAGCCATTGG TACTGAAATTGAATGGTACCCTGGGAAGTGCTTGACACAAAAGGTTCTAAAAAAGAAGCCGAGGAAGGGGTCAAAGAACACTAAACCTATCACAAAAACTGAAGACTGCGAAAGCTTCTTCAACTTCTTCAGTCCACCTCAAGTCCCTGATGATGATGAGGAAATTGATGAGGATACA GCTGAACAGTTGCAGAACCAAATGGAGCAAGATTATGATATCGG ATCTACCATCAGAGACAAGATTATACCACATGCTGTCTCATGGTTCACTGGAGAGGCTGCTCAAGATGATGACTTCGAAGGCCTTATAGATGGTGATGAGGAGgatgaggaagaagacgacgaaGACGAAGATGAAGAGGACGAGGAAAGTGAAGACGATAATGATACAAAG AAGACTAAGGGAGCTGCCGGAGGGGATGGGCAGCAGGGTGAACGACCTGCGGAATGCAAGCAGCAGTGA
- the LOC112887795 gene encoding protein phosphatase 2C 50-like — protein MAAAAAICVEDEAACAAAECARIEKLDLAAAAAGGAEGKAGVAGGKRSVYLMDCAPVWGCASTPGRSAEMEDACAAAPRFADVPVRLLASRRDLDGLGLDADELRLPAHLFGVFDGHGGAEVANYCRERLQALLSQELGRLGKDLGEVGEVDMKEHWDELFSKCFQRVDDEVSGRVSRLVGGVQESRPVAPENVGSTAVVVVVCSSHLVVANCGDSRVVLCRGKEPVALSIDHKPDRKDERARIEALGGKVIQWNGYRVSGILAMSRSIGDRYLKPFVIPKPEVTVIPRAKDDDCLILASDGLWDVVSNEEACKVARRQIQLWHKNNGVTTSLCDEGDESIDPAAQSAADYLMRLALKKGTEDNVTVIVVDLKPRKKLKNNS, from the exons atggcggcggcggcggcgatctgCGTGGAGGACGAGGCGGCGTGCGCCGCGGCGGAATGCGCGAGGATCGAGAAGCTggatctcgccgccgccgccgccggcggggcggagggcaAGGCCGGGGTCGCGGGCGGCAAGAGGAGCGTGTACCTCATGGACTGCGCGCCGGTCTGGGGCTGCGCGTCCACGCCCGGCCGCAGCGCCGAGATGGAGGACGCCtgcgcggcggcgccgcggttCGCGGACGTGCCGGTGCGCCTGCTCGCCAGCCGCCGGGACCTCGACGGGCTGGGCCTCGACGCCGACGAGCTCCGGCTGCCCGCGCACCTGTTCGGCGTCTTCGACGGCCACGGCGGCGCCGAG GTGGCGAACTACTGCCGGGAAAGGCTCCAGGCGCTCTTGAGCCAGGAGCTGGGCCGGCTCGGCAAGGATTTGGGGGAGGTGGGCGAGGTGGACATGAAGGAGCACTGGGACGAGCTGTTCAGCAAATGTTTCCAGAGAGTAGATGACGAGGTGTCAGGGCGGGTGAGCAGGCTCGTCGGCGGTGTACAGGAGTCCAGGCCGGTTGCCCCGGAGAACGTGGGCTCCACGGCGGTTGTCGTGGTCGTGTGCTCATCTCATTTGGTGGTTGCAAACTGTGGAGATTCACGGGTTGTGCTCTGCCGAGGGAAGGAGCCAGTGGCGTTGTCCATTGATCACAAG CCTGACAGGAAGGATGAGCGGGCGAGGATCGAGGCCCTGGGAGGCAAGGTCATCCAATGGAATGGTTACCGAGTGTCCGGTATACTTGCTATGTCACGATCAATAG GGGATCGATATTTGAAACCGTTTGTCATTCCAAAACCTGAAGTTACAGTCATTCCTAGGGCGAAAGATGATGACTGCCTTATTCTTGCAAGTGATGGACTGTGGGACGTTGTATCGAATGAAGAGGCATGCAAAGTTGCACGGCGACAAATCCAGTTGTGGCACAAGAACAATGGTGTTACAACATCATTGTGTGATGAAGGTGATGAATCCATCGATCCTGCTGCACAATCTGCTGCTGATTATCTTATGAGGCTGGCATTGAAGAAGGGGACAGAGGACAATGTCACTGTCATTGTGGTCGACTTGAAGCCTCGAAAGAAGCTTAAGAACAACTCATAA
- the LOC112884453 gene encoding beta-galactosidase 8 isoform X1 has translation MASGGAFHNLLLAVLLYLALTSSVGGEASRRFWIENDTFMKDGAPFQIVGGDVHYFRIVPEYWKDRLLRAKALGLNTIQTYVPWNLHEPEPQSWDFKGFADLESYLRLAQELGMLVMLRVGPYICGEWDLGGLPPWLLTVEPSLKLRSSDSTYLSLVGRWWGVLLPKVAPLLYSNGGPIIMVQIENEFGSFGDDKNYLHYLVQLARRYLGNDIVLYTTDGGAMGNLKNGSISQDDVFAAVDFETGSNPWPIFRLQKKFNLPGKSAPLSSEFYTGWLTHWGESMATTDATSTAKALKTILCHNGSAVLYMAHGGTNFGFYNGANTGQDEFDYKPDLTSYDYDAPIKEHGDVHNSKYKALRRVIHECTGSPLRPLPSDIEKANYGLVKLQKVASLFDIIDNISDPLKGAVSEHPLSMEQIGQMFGFLLYMSEYQGKLPSSILSIPKVHDRAQVFLSCSTDSVRNLRYAGVIERWSSKTLEIPNLGCSSNTSLYILVENMGRTNYGPYIFDRKGILSPIQLDGITLCHWKMYPLTFSSLDNLPKLQLVTQMPDIRASKESVIHGHSEKKLQESLFYSNESASAEPEFYEGHFHIDSESEIKDTFILFRGWNKGVAFVNNFNIGRFWPFFFQARGPQCALYVPAPILRPGDNIIVIFELHGPNPELTVNLVTDPDFTCGPKQ, from the exons ATGGCCTCCGGTGGAGCCTTCCACAACCTTCTCCTGGCGGtcctcctctacctcgcgctCACCTCGTCG GTCGGTGGCGAGGCGTCGAGAAGATTCTGGATCGAGAATGATACCTTCATGAAGGATGGGGCGCCGTTCCAGATCGTCGGCGGCGACGTGCACTACTTCCGCATTGTTCCTGAG TACTGGAAGGATCGCCTTTTAAGAGCAAAGGCACTAGgcttgaacacaattcaaacaTATGTACCTTGGAATCTGCATGAGCCAGAACCACAGAGTTGGGATTTCAAGGGCTTTGCAGATCTTGAATCATATCTGAGACTTGCTCAAGAATTAGGAATGCTGGTCATGCTTCGTGTAGGTCCATACATCTGTGGAG AATGGGACTTAGGAGGTTTGCCACCTTGGTTGCTCACTGTAGAACCTTCCCTTAAACTGCGATCATCAGATTCGACATATCTCTCCTTG GTGGGGAGATGGTGGGGAGTACTACTTCCGAAAGTGGCACCATTATTATACAGCAATGGAGGTCCAATTATTATGGTTCAG ATTGAAAATGAATTTGGTTCATTTGGAGATGACAAGAATTACCTTCATTACCTTGTTCAACTGGCTAGAAGATATCTTGGAAACGACATTGTTCT TTATACAACTGATGGAGGCGCCATGGGCAATTTAAAGAATGGATCGATTTCTCAAGATGATGTTTTTGCTG CTGTTGATTTTGAAACCGGATCCAATCCATGGCCCATATTCAGATTACAGAAGAAATTCAACTTACCAGGAAAATCAGCCCCTCTAAGTTC GGAATTTTATACTGGATGGCTAACACACTGGGGTGAAAGTATGGCAACAACAGATGCCACTAGTACTGCTAAAGCCCTTAAAACAATTTTGTGCCACAATGGTTCTGCTGTACTCTAT ATGGCTCATGGTGGGACCAATTTTGGATTTTATAATGGTGCAAATACTGGCCAAGATGAATTTGATTACAAGCCAGACCTTACTTCTTATGACTAT GATGCACCAATTAAGGAGCATGGAGATGTGCATAATTCAAAATACAAAG CACTAAGAAGAGTAATACATGAATGTACTGGGTCTCCTCTTCGTCCACTTCCTTCTGACATTGAAAAAGCAAATTATGGGCTTGTGAAATTACAGAAGGTTGCATCTTTGTTTGACATCATTGATAATATCAGTGATCCTTTGAAAGGTGCTGTTTCAGAGCATCCGCTGTCTATGGAACAGATAGGCCAG ATGTTTGGATTTCTATTGTACATGTCAGAATACCAAGGGAAACTCCCATCAAGCATCCTATCAATTCCAAAG GTACATGACAGAGCTCAGGTGTTCCTGTCTTGCTCAACTGACAGTGTCAGAAACCTAAGATATGCTGGTGTAATTGAAAGATGGTCTAGTAAAACACTAGAAATACCAAATTTAGGATGTTCATCCAATACAAGCCTATATATACTG GTAGAAAATATGGGTCGTACAAATTATGGGCCATATATTTTTGACCGGAAG GGAATACTATCTCCTATTCAATTAGATGGCATCACTCTCTGTCACTGGAAAATGTATCCACTTACATTCAGTTCACTGGACAACCTTCCAAAACTCCAACTAGTCACTCAAATGCCTGATATTAGAGCTAGTAAAGAGTCCGTTATTCATGGTCACTCAGAAAAGAAATTGCAGGAATCATTGTTCTATTCGAATG AAAGTGCTTCTGCAGAACCTGAATTTTATGAAGGCCATTTCCATATTGACTCTGAGAGTGAGATAAAGGATACATTTATATTATTTCGTGGTTGGAACAAGGGTGTTGCTTTTGTGAACAACTTCAACATTGGAAGATTTTGGCCG TTTTTTTTCCAGGCACGTGGACCACAGTGTGCCCTTTATGTTCCCGCGCCAATCCTGAGACCTGGAGACAACATTATT GTAATCTTTGAACTGCACGGTCCAAATCCTGAGCTCACCGTCAACTTAGTAACAGATCCAGATTTCACATGCGGTCCAAAACAGTAA
- the LOC112884464 gene encoding uncharacterized protein LOC112884464, translating to MPPEKPPQSRVHCEQRVLISNEHGEKLVGLLHQTSSKKLVILCHGFRATKDDSILVELAAAITLEGISAFRFDFSGNGESEGEFQYGSYRKEAADLRSVVLYFSKQKYDIIALIGHSKGGNAVLLYASKYNDVPIIVNISGRFALERGIDGRLGRNFMQRINKDGYIDVKNKKGEVEYRVSKASLEDRLSTDTLLSSRAISRDCRVLTIHGAKDEIVPAEDARLFAANVPNHELRIIAEANHRYAGHEQELASLVLGFVRPRLQSTSPLRPKL from the exons ATGCCGCCGGAGAAACCCCCACAGTCCCGAG TTCATTGTGAACAAAGAGTTCTAATTTCAAATGAGCATGGGGAGAAGCTTGTTGGTTTATTACATCAAACAAGTTCGAAGAAACTTGTGATCCTTTGTCATGGATTCCGAGCCACAAAG GATGACAGCATCTTggttgagcttgctgctgccaTCACATTGGAAGGAATTAGTGCTTTTCGGTTTGATTTTTCTGGAAACGG CGAAAGTGAAGGTGAATTCCAATATGGGAGCTACAGAAAAGAGGCAGCTGATTTACGCTCTGTAGTATTATATTTCTCAAAACAGAAATATGACATAATTGCTCTTATTGGGCATAGCAAAG GAGGAAATGCTGTGCTTCTATATGCCTCCAAGTACAATGATGTCCCCATTATTGTGAATATTTCTGGCCGATTTGCATTAGAGCGAGGTATTGATGGGCGCCTTGGGAGGAATTTCATGCAGAGAATAAATAAAGATGGGTACATAGATGTCAAGAACAAAAAAG GGGAGGTCGAGTACCGGGTGTCAAAAGCGAGCCTGGAAGATCGGCTGAGCACCGATACCCTTCTTTCCAGCCGTGCCATCAGCAGAGACTGCAG GGTTCTCACGATCCACGGCGCCAAAGACGAGATCGTCCCGGCGGAGGACGCCCGGCTGTTCGCGGCGAACGTCCCCAACCACGAGCTGCGCATCATCGCCGAGGCCAACCACCGGTACGCCGGCcacgagcaggagctggcctcGCTCGTGCTGGGCTTCGTCAGGCCCCGTCTCCAGAGCACGTCGCCCTTGCGTCCCAAACTGTAG
- the LOC112884453 gene encoding beta-galactosidase 8 isoform X2 yields the protein MASGGAFHNLLLAVLLYLALTSSVGGEASRRFWIENDTFMKDGAPFQIVGGDVHYFRIVPEYWKDRLLRAKALGLNTIQTYVPWNLHEPEPQSWDFKGFADLESYLRLAQELGMLVMLRVGPYICGEWDLGGLPPWLLTVEPSLKLRSSDSTYLSLVGRWWGVLLPKVAPLLYSNGGPIIMVQIENEFGSFGDDKNYLHYLVQLARRYLGNDIVLYTTDGGAMGNLKNGSISQDDVFAAVDFETGSNPWPIFRLQKKFNLPGKSAPLSSEFYTGWLTHWGESMATTDATSTAKALKTILCHNGSAVLYMAHGGTNFGFYNGANTGQDEFDYKPDLTSYDYDAPIKEHGDVHNSKYKALRRVIHECTGSPLRPLPSDIEKANYGLVKLQKVASLFDIIDNISDPLKGAVSEHPLSMEQIGQMFGFLLYMSEYQGKLPSSILSIPKVHDRAQVFLSCSTDSVRNLRYAGVIERWSSKTLEIPNLGCSSNTSLYILVENMGRTNYGPYIFDRKGILSPIQLDGITLCHWKMYPLTFSSLDNLPKLQLVTQMPDIRASKESVIHGHSEKKLQESLFYSNESASAEPEFYEGHFHIDSESEIKDTFILFRGWNKGVAFVNNFNIGRFWPARGPQCALYVPAPILRPGDNIIVIFELHGPNPELTVNLVTDPDFTCGPKQ from the exons ATGGCCTCCGGTGGAGCCTTCCACAACCTTCTCCTGGCGGtcctcctctacctcgcgctCACCTCGTCG GTCGGTGGCGAGGCGTCGAGAAGATTCTGGATCGAGAATGATACCTTCATGAAGGATGGGGCGCCGTTCCAGATCGTCGGCGGCGACGTGCACTACTTCCGCATTGTTCCTGAG TACTGGAAGGATCGCCTTTTAAGAGCAAAGGCACTAGgcttgaacacaattcaaacaTATGTACCTTGGAATCTGCATGAGCCAGAACCACAGAGTTGGGATTTCAAGGGCTTTGCAGATCTTGAATCATATCTGAGACTTGCTCAAGAATTAGGAATGCTGGTCATGCTTCGTGTAGGTCCATACATCTGTGGAG AATGGGACTTAGGAGGTTTGCCACCTTGGTTGCTCACTGTAGAACCTTCCCTTAAACTGCGATCATCAGATTCGACATATCTCTCCTTG GTGGGGAGATGGTGGGGAGTACTACTTCCGAAAGTGGCACCATTATTATACAGCAATGGAGGTCCAATTATTATGGTTCAG ATTGAAAATGAATTTGGTTCATTTGGAGATGACAAGAATTACCTTCATTACCTTGTTCAACTGGCTAGAAGATATCTTGGAAACGACATTGTTCT TTATACAACTGATGGAGGCGCCATGGGCAATTTAAAGAATGGATCGATTTCTCAAGATGATGTTTTTGCTG CTGTTGATTTTGAAACCGGATCCAATCCATGGCCCATATTCAGATTACAGAAGAAATTCAACTTACCAGGAAAATCAGCCCCTCTAAGTTC GGAATTTTATACTGGATGGCTAACACACTGGGGTGAAAGTATGGCAACAACAGATGCCACTAGTACTGCTAAAGCCCTTAAAACAATTTTGTGCCACAATGGTTCTGCTGTACTCTAT ATGGCTCATGGTGGGACCAATTTTGGATTTTATAATGGTGCAAATACTGGCCAAGATGAATTTGATTACAAGCCAGACCTTACTTCTTATGACTAT GATGCACCAATTAAGGAGCATGGAGATGTGCATAATTCAAAATACAAAG CACTAAGAAGAGTAATACATGAATGTACTGGGTCTCCTCTTCGTCCACTTCCTTCTGACATTGAAAAAGCAAATTATGGGCTTGTGAAATTACAGAAGGTTGCATCTTTGTTTGACATCATTGATAATATCAGTGATCCTTTGAAAGGTGCTGTTTCAGAGCATCCGCTGTCTATGGAACAGATAGGCCAG ATGTTTGGATTTCTATTGTACATGTCAGAATACCAAGGGAAACTCCCATCAAGCATCCTATCAATTCCAAAG GTACATGACAGAGCTCAGGTGTTCCTGTCTTGCTCAACTGACAGTGTCAGAAACCTAAGATATGCTGGTGTAATTGAAAGATGGTCTAGTAAAACACTAGAAATACCAAATTTAGGATGTTCATCCAATACAAGCCTATATATACTG GTAGAAAATATGGGTCGTACAAATTATGGGCCATATATTTTTGACCGGAAG GGAATACTATCTCCTATTCAATTAGATGGCATCACTCTCTGTCACTGGAAAATGTATCCACTTACATTCAGTTCACTGGACAACCTTCCAAAACTCCAACTAGTCACTCAAATGCCTGATATTAGAGCTAGTAAAGAGTCCGTTATTCATGGTCACTCAGAAAAGAAATTGCAGGAATCATTGTTCTATTCGAATG AAAGTGCTTCTGCAGAACCTGAATTTTATGAAGGCCATTTCCATATTGACTCTGAGAGTGAGATAAAGGATACATTTATATTATTTCGTGGTTGGAACAAGGGTGTTGCTTTTGTGAACAACTTCAACATTGGAAGATTTTGGCCG GCACGTGGACCACAGTGTGCCCTTTATGTTCCCGCGCCAATCCTGAGACCTGGAGACAACATTATT GTAATCTTTGAACTGCACGGTCCAAATCCTGAGCTCACCGTCAACTTAGTAACAGATCCAGATTTCACATGCGGTCCAAAACAGTAA
- the LOC112884463 gene encoding probable ADP,ATP carrier protein At5g56450, with translation MSEEAAARAGVEESIGRRRERDGRGAAAGLAAGRVWDFERDLVAGAVMGGAVHTVVAPIERVKLLLQTQDGNAALLGRGRRFRGFADCVARTVRDEGVLSLWRGNGTGVIRYYPSVALNFSLKDLYRNILKDAGTSADNKLASIALTNFFAGAAAGCTTLVLIYPLDIAHTRLAADVGRTDTRQFRGIRHFIQTIYKKNGIRGIYRGLPASLHGMVVHRGLYFGGFDTAKDVIVPMESPLWQRWVAAQAVTSMAGLISYPLDTVRRRMMMQSGMEVQMYSSTLDCWKKIYRLEGVRSFYRGALSNMFRSTGAAAILVLYDEVKKFMDRGRL, from the exons ATGAGCGAGGAGGCAGCGGCGCGGGCGGGAGTGGAGGAGTCcatcgggcggcggcgggagcgggatgggcgcggggcggcggcggggctggcGGCGGGGCGGGTGTGGGACTTCGAGCGGGATCTGGTGGCGGGGGCGGTGATGGGGGGCGCGGTGCACACGGTGGTGGCGCCGATCGAGCGCGTCAAGCTGCTGCTGCAGACGCAGGACGGCAACGCCGCGCTGCTGGGCAGGGGGCGCAGGTTCCGCGGGTTCGCCGACTGCGTCGCGCGCACCGTCCGGGACGAGGGGGTGCTCTCGCTCTGGCGCGGCAACGGCACCGGCGTCATCCGGTACTACCCCTCCGTCGCCCTCAACTTCTCGCTCAAG GATCTGTACAGGAACATACTGAAAGATGCCGGAACCTCAGCAGACAATAAGTTAGCTTCTATCGCTCTTACCAACTTCTTTGCTGGTGCTGCTGCCGGATGTACTACCCTGGTTCTCATCTATCCACTCGACATTGCCCATACTCGTCTTGCTGCGGATGTTGGCCGGACCGACACCCGCCAGTTCAGAGGCATTCGCCATTTTATCCAAACCATCTACAAGAAAAACGGCATCAGGGGCATCTACAGGGGATTGCCAGCATCACTCCATGGGATGGTCGTCCACCGGGGCCTGTACTTTGGCGGCTTCGACACCGCCAAGGATGTCATTGTGCCTATGGAGTCCCCCTTGTGGCAGCGCTGGGTTGCAGCACAGGCCGTCACGTCCATGGCAGGGCTCATCTCCTATCCGCTGGACACTGTGCGGCGGAGGATGATGATGCAGTCGGGGATGGAGGTGCAGATGTACAGCAGCACCCTCGACTGCTGGAAGAAGATATACAGGCTTGAGGGTGTCAGATCGTTCTACCGCGGGGCGCTGTCTAACATGTTTAGGAGCACTGGTGCGGCTGCCATACTCGTTTTGTATGATGAGGTCAAGAAGTTCATGGATAGGGGTAGGTTGTAA